The genomic DNA CCGGATGACCAGCTGGGCCCGCTGGTGCAGGGGCTGGCGGACGGCGGGCATTTCAAGCCGGGCCATTTAGTGCTGCACACGGCCGGCCGGTTCGGGCTCGAGGTCCTGGAACCCGCCCGCGCTGCCGGCGCCATCGGCCTCGCCATCCACCCGGCCATGACGTTCACGGGCCTGAGCTTGGATCTGGGCCGGCTGGCCGACTGCGTCTTTGGTGTCACCGCGGAAGCCATGATGTTGCCGATCGCCCAGGCCCTCGTGGTGGAGATGGGGGCCGAGCCCGTGGTCATCAAGGATGCGGACCGCCCGCTCTACCACGCTGCGCTAGCGCACGCGTCGAATCACCTCGTCACCCTGACCGGGCAGTCCGCCCAGCTCTTGGGGCGCCTAGGCGTCGAACGTCCGGACCGGATCCTCGGCCCGCTCATGCGCGCCTCGCTGGAAAATGCGCTGGCGGCCGGCGAAGACGCGCTGACGGGACCCGTGGCCCGGGGGGACAGCGGCACGGTCGCCGAGCACGCCGCCGCTTTGACCGAGGAGGACGACGGCGTGGCACGGGCCTATGCGGCCATGGCCCGGGCGACCGCCGAACGCGCCGCCGCGCGCGGGCGGATCACGCAGGCGCAGGCGCAGGAGATTGCCCGGCTCCTCGGGGCCTAGGCCCCGAGCGGCCGGCCCGCGGTTTTACACTGGCGGGGTGAACGAGATGAACACTCCCATACGGACTCACCCCCGAGTGGTCACGACGGTGGCGGAGCTCCAGGTGGCGGCCCGCGCGCTCCTCGAGGCGGCCGCCGGCGACGACGGCACCGCGTCGCTGGGGCTGGTCCCCACCATGGGCGCCCTGCACGAGGGGCACGGGCGCCTGATTGCACAGGCGCGCGCCGAGAACGACGTCGTCGTGGTCTCCGACTTCGTGAACCCGTTGCAGTTCAACGACCCGGCCGACTACGAGCGCTACCCGCGCGTGTTGGACGACGACGTCGCCTTGGCCGGCCAGCACGGAGCCGACCTAGTCTTCGCGCCCGCCGAGTCCGAGGTGTATCCCGACGGGCCGCCGCGCGTGCTGTTGTCCGCGGGCACCCTCGGTGAGAAGTTCGAGGGCGCGGCGAGGCCGGGGCACTTCGACGGAATGCTGACCGTCGTCGCGAAGCTGCTGCATTACGGACAACCGGATGCCTCCACACGAGCCTCCACCCGGTACCGCGCGTACTTTGGGCAAAAGGACGCTCAGCAGCTGGCCATCGTTCGGCGCTTGGTACGGGATTTGGGGTACCCGGTAGAGATCCGTGCCGTGCCCATCGTTCGTTCCGCGCGGGGGCTGGCCCTCTCGAGCCGCAACCAGTTCCTCTCCGAGGAGCAGGCCGAGGCGGCGCTGGTTCTCTCTCGCGCGTTGTTCCTGATGCAGGAGCGCGCGGCGGCGCGCGAGCCGCTCCGGCCCGACGACGCCGTGGCCTTGGTGCGCTCCGCCCCGGGAGTGGACCTGGACTATTTCGAGGTGGTTGATCCGGCCACCTTGGAGCCGATGGCGCAGAACTGTGCAGAGTCGCCGTTTGTGGGTGACGCGCTGGTTCTCGTGGCCGCGACCGTGGGGAGCGTGCGGCTAATCGATAACCTGCCGATCACCGCCGGCTCGGTGTGACGCAGCACGCATTTGGCGCTGCGTTGCCCTGAAGGCAGCGCAGCGCCCTACTTCCCCGTGAATTCGGGGCAAACGCGGTGTTGCGGCGAGGGAGACGGCCGATTTGGAAGCGGCCCAAAACGTGTGTAAAGTATTTCGAGTCGTCGCGACGAGGACGGCGGGGATCGGGAACGGTTTCCGGGTTGTTAGGGTCGCGGTTGGCGGCTTTCCTTTTCTTTTGATCCCGGGATTTCTTCCGGGTGTTTGTTGCGCCTGGTTTTGTTTTCTTGGGTTGAGGGTTTCGGGGTTGCTGGGTAGGTCACGCAAAGCGGATTTGCACGGTGGTTTCGGATGGGGTAAGCTAGAGAAGTTGCCGCGAATTGAGCGGATCGGATGTTTTTCTGGTTTGTGAAGCGTGTGTGTCTGTTGTTTGAGAACTCAATAGTGTGCCAAGTTTGTTGATACCAAATTTTATTTGGTGAATGGTTGCCTGGTGTCCACCCCCGTGGATGCTTGGGTGACAATTTGCCAGGATTTTTTGAACTGCAGCATGATCGGCTTGTTTTCCCAAGTGGTTGTGTTGTTTTTCGTATGTTTTTTACGGAGAGTTTGATCCTGGCTCAGGATGAACGCTGGCGGCGTGCTTAACACATGCAAGTCGAACGATGAAGCCCAGCTTGCTGGGTGGATTAGTGGCGAACGGGTGAGTAACACGTGAGTAACCTGCCCTTGACTCTGGGATAAGCCTGGGAAACTGGGTCTAATACTGGATATTCAGCTTCCATCGCATGGTGGTTGCTGGAAAGGGTTTCTGGTCAAGGAGGGACTCGCGGCCTATCAGCTTGTTGGTGAGGTAATGGCTCACCAAGGCGACGACGGGTAGCCGGCCTGAGAGGGTGACCGGCCACACTGGGACTGAGACACGGCCCAGACTCCTACGGGAGGCAGCAGTGGGGAATATTGCACAATGGGCGAAAGCCTGATGCAGCGACGCCGCGTGAGGGATGACGGCCTTCGGGTTGTAAACCTCTTTCAGTAGGGAAGAAGCGAAAGTGACGGTACCTGCAGAAGAAGCGCCGGCTAACTACGTGCCAGCAGCCGCGGTAATACGTAGGGCGCAAGCGTTATCCGGAATTATTGGGCGTAAAGAGCTCGTAGGCGGTTTGTCGCGTCTGCCGTGAAAGTCCGGGGCTTAACTCCGGATCTGCGGTGGGTACGGGCAGGCTAGAGTGCTGTAGGGGAGACTGGAATTCCTGGTGTAGCGGTGAAATGCGCAGATATCAGGAGGAACACCGATGGCGAAGGCAGGTCTCTGGGCAGTAACTGACGCTGAGGAGCGAAAGCATGGGGAGCGAACAGGATTAGATACCCTGGTAGTCCATGCCGTAAACGTTGGGCACTAGATGTGGGGAACATTCCACGTTTTCCGCGTCGTAGCTAACGCATTAAGTGCCCCGCCTGGGGAGTACGGCCGCAAGGCTAAAACTCAAAGGAATTGACGGGGGCCCGCACAAGCGGCGGAGCATGCGGATTAATTCGATGCAACGCGAAGAACCTTACCAAGGCTTGACATGGACTGGATCGCCCTAGAAATAGGGTTTCCCTTCGGGGCTGGTTCACAGGTGGTGCATGGTTGTCGTCAGCTCGTGTCGTGAGATGTTGGGTTAAGTCCCGCAACGAGCGCAACCCTCGTTCCATGTTGCCAGCACGTGATGGTGGGGACTCATGGGAGACTGCCGGGGTCAACTCGGAGGAAGGTGGGGACGACGTCAAATCATCATGCCCCTTATGTCTTGGGCTTCACGCATGCTACAATGGCCGGTACAATGGGTTGCGATACTGTGAGGTGGAGCTAATCCCAAAAAGCCGGTCTCAGTTCGGATTGGGGTCTGCAACTCGACCCCATGAAGTCGGAGTCGCTAGTAATCGCAGATCAGCAACGCTGCGGTGAATACGTTCCCGGGCCTTGTACACACCGCCCGTCAAGTCACGAAAGTCGGTAACACCCGAAGCCGGTGGCCCAACCCTTGTGGAGGGAGCTGTCGAAGGTGGGACTGGCGATTGGGACTAAGTCGTAACAAGGTAGCCGTACCGGAAGGTGCGGCTGGATCACCTCCTTTCTAAGGAGCAACTAGCACTTACTGGCCGGACCCCAGTGTCTGGTGTGGTGGTGTTCAGTGTTTACTCGTTGCCGGCCCGGATGTGGTTGGGCGAGTGCTCAAGGGTGGAATATCAACGAATCGTCATCTGATGGTGGCTTCCTTGGCTGGTAGTACGCACTGCGTTGGTGGTGTTGGAATCTGGTGGGGTGGTTGTTGTTGGGTGTTTGGCACACTGTTGGGCCCTGAAGCAACAGGCCCTCCCGTGACTCCCTTTGGTGGGGTTGCGGGTTGGACTGGTTGTTTTGCCCTGCTTTGGCCTAAGCATCAATGGTTGCCGCATGTGAGTGTGGTGGTTGGTGTGGTGGGGAGCTGGGGGTTGTTGTTTGGGAACTGCATAGTGGACGCGAGCATCTTGTATCAGACATGCACTTTTGGTGTGTGTTTGAAGCAATTTCTTTGATCTCATAGAAACCTTAAACATTTTTTGGTTTTCTTGATAATAAAGCTCATTGCTTGACTGTTTGTGGTCAAGTTTTCAAGGGCGCATGGTGGATGCCTTGGCATCGGGAGCCGAAGAAGGACGTGGGAATCTGCGATAAGCCTGGTGGAGTCGATAACCGGACGTTGAGACCAGGATTTCCGAATGGGGGAACCCCGCACAGTGTCATGCTGTGTGACCCGTATCTGAACACATAGGGTACGTGGAGGTAACGCGGGGAAGTGAAACATCTCAGTACCCGTAGGAAGAGAAAACAATAGTGATTCCGTTAGTAGTGGCGAGCGAACGCGGATGGGGCTAAACCGAATCATGTGTGATAGCCGGCGGGCGTTGCATGGTCGGGGTTGTGGGAGCATCACGTACTTGTTCTGCCGGGCAAGTGTGGTGAGGTGTAGGCGTATAGGTGAAATGGTTTGAAGGCCATACCGGAGAGGGTGAGAGTCCCGTAACTGTAATGCGTACTGCCGCCATTGTGGTGTCACCCGAGTAGCACGGGGCCCGAGAAATCCCGTGTGAATCTGCCAGGACCACCTGGTAAGCCTGAATACTACCCGATGACCGATAGCGGATCAGTACCGTGAGGGAATGGTGAAAAGTACCCCGGGAGGGGAGTGAAATAGTACCTGAAACCATGTGCTTACAATCCGTCGGAGCCTCCTTGTAGGGGTGACGGCGTGCCTTTTGAAGAATGAGCCTGCGAGTTAGTGCTGTGTCGCGAGGTTAACCCGTGTGGGGAAGCCGTAGCGAAAGCGAGTCTGAATAGGGCGTTTGAGTGGCACGGTCTAGACCCGAAGCGAAGTGATCTACCCATGGCCAGGTTGAAGCGACGGTAAGACGTCGTGGAGGACCGAACCCACTTCAGTTGAAAATGGAGGGGATGAGCTGTGGGTAGGGGTGAAAGGCCAATCAAACTTCGTGATAGCTGGTTCTCCCCGAAATGCATTTAGGTGCAGCGTTGCGTGTTTCTTGTCGTGAGGTAGAGCTACTGGATGGCCGATGGGTCCCACCGGATTACTGACGTCAGCCAAACTCCGAATGCCGGCAAGTCAGAGCGCAGCAGTGAGACAGTGGGGGATAAGCTTCATTGTCGAGAGGGAAACAGCCCAGAATGCCGACTAAGGCCCCTAAGCGTGTGCTAAGTGGGAAAGGATGTGGAGTTGCTTAGACAACCAGGAGGTTGGCTTAGAAGCAGCCACCCTTGAAAGAGTGCGTAATAGCTCACTGGTCAAGTGATTCCGCGCCGATAATGTAGCGGGGCTCAAGTACACCGCCGAAGTCGCATCATTCAGTTATAGACATTAGCCTTTGTGGTTCAGTGGACTGGATGGGTAGGGGAGCGTCGTGTAGCGAGTGAAGCCGCGGTGGAAACCAGTGGTGGATGCTACACGAGTGAGAATGCAGGCATGAGTAGCGAATGACGGGTGAGAAACCCGTCCGCCGAATGATCAAGGGTTCCAGGGTCAAGCTAATCTGCCCTGGGTGAGTCGGGACCTAAGGCGAGGCCGACAGGCGTAGTCGATGGACAACGGGTTGATATTCCCGTACCAGTGAAGAACCGTCCCTACTGAACCGGTGATGCTAACCACCTCAAGCACCATAGAGCACCCTTCGGGGTGACGTTGGTGGGCGACGTGGGACCCGAACCGGGGAGGTCAGCGTATTAACAGGTGTGACGCAGGAAGGTAGCCGGGCCAGGCAATGGAATCGTCCTGGTCCAAGGGTGTAGGCCGAGGAGTAGGTAAATCCGCTCTTCATGATGGTTGAGACCTGATAGGCGCCCACCATGGGTGGGTGATCCGGTGATCCTATGCTGCCAAGAAAAGCATCGGCGCGAGGTTCTAGCTGCCCGTACCCCAAACCGACACAGGTGATCAGGTAGAGAATACCAAGGCGATCGAGAGAATCATGGTTAAGGAACTCGGCAAAATGCCCCCGTAACTTCGGGAGAAGGGGGGCCTGCCCCGTGACCACCACTTGCTGGTGTGAGCGGGTGTGGGCCGCAGAGACCAGGGGGAAGCGACTGTTTACTAAAAACACAGGTCCATGCGAAGTCGCAAGACGATGTATATGGACTGACTCCTGCCCGGTGCTGGAAGGTTAAGAGGAGCTGTCAACACTTCGGTGTGAAGCGGTGAATTTAAGCCCCAGTAAACGGCGGTGGTAACTATAACCATCCTAAGGTAGCGAAATTCCTTGTCGGGTAAGTTCCGACCTGCACGAATGGAGTAACGACTTCCCCGCTGTCTCAACCATGAACTCGGCGAAATTGCAGTACGAGTAAAGATGCTCGTTACGCGCAGCAGGACGGAAAGACCCCGAGACCTTTACTATAGTTTGGTATTGGTGTTCGGTGCGGCTTGTGTAGGATAGGTGGGAGACTTTGAAGCGGGCACGCCAGTGTTCGTGGAGTCATCGTTGAAATACCACTCTGGCCGTATCGGATTCCTAACTTCGGACCATGATCTGGTTCAGGGACAGTGCCTGATGGGTAGTTTAACTGGGGCGGTTGCCTCCCAAAATGTAACGGAGGCGCCCAAAGGTTCCCTCAGCCTGGTTGGCAATCAGGTGTCGAGTGTAAGTGCACAAGGGAGCTTGACTGTGAGAGTGACAGCTCGAGCAGGGACGAAAGTCGGGACTAGTGATCCGGCGGCACCTCGTGGAAGGGCCGTCGCTCAACGGATAAAAGGTACCTCGGGGATAACAGGCTGATCTTGCCCAAGAGTCCATATCGACGGCATGGTTTGGCACCTCGATGTCGGCTCGTCGCATCCTGGGGCTGGAGTCGGTCCCAAGGGTTGGGCTGTTCGCCCATTAAAGCGGTACGCGAGCTGGGTTTAGAACGTCGTGAGACAGTTCGGTCCCTATCCGCTGCGCGCGCAGGAAATTTGAGAAGATCTGTCCTTAGTACGAGAGGACCGGGACGGACGAACCACTGGTATGTCAGTTGTACCGCCAGGTGCACCGCTGATTAGCTACGTTCGGACGGGATAACCGCTGAAAGCATCTAAGCGGGAAGCCCACTTCAAGATGAGATTTCCCTACACATTAGTGTGAGAGGCCCCCAGCTAGACCACTGGGTTGATAGGCGGGACGTGGAAGCGAGGACTACAGACTCGTGAAGCTGACCCGTACTAATAAGCCGACAACTTACACCACAAACACCACCACAACCCCCAGGGTTGATCAACGGTGGCAAGAACACGCTCGCGTCCACTATGCGGTACCGAAACAACAACCGTTTCACCAAAAACCACATACACGTACAACACCAGCCAAGGAAACCCCTTAACAACTGGTAAGCTTGTACACAGTCCACGAACCAAACGTGGCCCACAAATTTCCCCAACAACCACCAAAAAAGCCGGTGGTGACAGCGGGTACAAGGGTTACGGCGGTCATAGCGTGGGGGAAACGCCCGGTCCCATACCGAACCCGGAAGCTAAGACCCACAGCGCCGATGGTACTGCACTCGGGAGGGTGTGGGAGAGTAGGTCGCCGCCGGACAAACACTACAAGGCAGGCCCCGCAACAACGACCGTTGCGGGGCCTGACCCATTTAACACACCAACACCATCACCCCACACCCCCGCCGCCGGCCGGAACTGTGAAAGAGTAAAGCATGTCTTTCGCGAGGGCATCATCCGCCCCGCACCGCGACACTCAGGAGTGATGAATGAGCACCGCTAGCCCCGCCACCGACCCCGTAGAGGATCACCGCGATCACGCCGTGCGTCCGCAGGACGATCTCTACCGCCACGTCAATGGACAGTGGCTAGCCACGGCGCGGATCCCGGCCGACCTCGGCAGCTACGGTTCCTTCATGAAGCTCCGCGATGATTCCGAGCTCGCCGTGCACGGGCTGATTCTTCAGGCCCAAGAGGCCGTCGACGCAGGGTCCGCGACCGCTCAGCAGCAGCGCATGGCCGCGCTCTACGGCTCGTTTATGGACGAAGAGCGCATCGAGTCCAGCGGTACCCAACCGCTCACGGACTATCTCGAGCGCATCGATGCCGCGGAGAGCCTCAGTGAATTCGTCGCCCTTATGGGCGACTTTCAGCGCCGGGGTGTTGCCGGCTTCTATCAAGTCGGCGCGAGCAACGATGCCGGAGCTCCCGAGCGCAACCTGCTGACCTTCATCCAGTCCGGGCTCGGCCTGCCGGATGAGTCGTACTACCGCGACGAGCAGTACGCCGATCTCGTCGAGCAGTACCGGGGGCACCTCGGCAGATTCCTAGCCCTGGCCGAGGTGCCCGAGCCTGAGGCGTCGGCCGACGTCGTTGTTGATCTGGAGCGGGACCTGGCCGCCCACCACTGGGACAAGGTCAAGACGCGGGACGCCAAGGCGCGCTACAACCTGATGACCGGTGCGTCCTTGTTCCAGCTGCACCCCCTCGTGGAGCATTGGTTGGCTGGAGCCCAGATCGATCCGCGGTACTTCGCCGAGGTCGATGTGTGGCAGCCGAGCTACCTCGAAGGCCTCGAGGAGGTTCTCGCCTCCCGTGGCCTCGCAGACTGGAAGCTGTGGGCCACCGTGCAGGTGCTGCGTAGCTTCGCCCCGTACCTCAGCCGTGACTTCGTCGCTGAACACTTCGCCTTCTACTCGGCCACCCTCGGTGGCGTGGAAGAACAGAAGGAGCGCTGGAAGCGCGGCGTCGCCTTCACCGAAGGCGGGGTTGGCGAGGACATCGGCCAGCTCTACGTCGAGCGCTACTTCCCGGGTGAAGCCAAGGCGCGGATGGACGCCCTCGTAGCCCAGCTCATTGAGGCCTACCGGCGTTCCATCAGCGAGTTGCCGTGGATGAGCCAGGCCACACGGGAGAAGGCACTCGAGAAGCTCTCGATGTTCCGGCCGAAGATTGGCTACCCGGTGAAGTGGATCGACTACTCGGCGATCGAGGCCGGTGATGACGTGATCGCGAACGTCGCTTCGGTCAACGCGTTCGACTTCGCCCGTGAACTGCAGAAGATCGACGACGGCGTGGACCGGGACCTCTGGTTCATGTTCCCGCAGACCGTCAACGCGTACTACCACCCTCTGCTGAACGAGATCGCCTTCCCGGCCGCGATTCTGCGCCCGCCGTTCTTCGGCGTGGAGCGGGACGCCGCCAGCAACTTCGGTGCCATCGGCGCCGTGATTGGGCATGAGATCGGGCACGGGTTTGATGATCAGGGCTCCCAATTCGACGGGACGGGAGAGCTGAAGAATTGGTGGACCGATGAGGATCGCGAGCGCTTTGACCAGCTGACGGGGCGACTTGTCGACCAGTATGAAGTCCTCGTTCCGCCGGAGGCGCCCGAGCATCACGTCAACGGCCGGCTCACGTTGGGCGAGAATATTGGCGATCTCGGTGGGCTGGGCATCGCGTACCAGGCCTACCGGATCGATGCCGAGGAGCGAGGCGAGGACATCACTGCCGCGGCCGAGGACGGGCTCACGGGGGAACAGCGCTTCTTCTACGCGTGGGCTGAGTGCTGGCGCAGCCTGACCCGCAGCGAGACCATGGTGACGCGCATTGCCACGGACCCGCATTCGCCGGCCGAGTTCCGGTGCAATCAGGTGGCCAAGAATCTGGACGCGTTCCACCGGGCCTTCGGCACGCAGCCGGGGGACGGTATGTGGCTCGAGCCCGCAGAGCGCGTCACGATTTGGTAGACGGCGGCCCTTCCCTGAAGTAGTCGGCGAGGTCTCCGACGAGCTCGTCGATGGCTGCGGGGACGGAAGCGTGGAGCCCGTCGGGGGATTCCGCGTACGTCGATCCCGCCACGGCCCGGTGCAACCGCTGGGCCGTGGCGCGGAAGTAGCGAGGGCTCTTGGCTCCTGCCATGAAGTGAGTGGAGCTCGGCAGGCCAGCGAAGTCTTGGGCCGACTCCACCTCGGCCAGGGTGGCCAGGAGCTCGCCCGTTCCAGTGGTGAGCAGGGCGCGGGTGCCCCGCCCCCAGGGGGTGCGGGTAGCGACCCCCAGTAGTGCGGCCAACAGCGGCAACGGCACGTGGGACAGCAGTGGCGAAGCACGCATGTTCCGGTGCATGAGGGCGAGGGCCCGCCCGCCATGCCCGGCGTTGGCGTGGTCGATGAAGTCCTGCATCCACGAGCTGGCGAACTCCCGCTCAATGTTGATTGCCGGGTCGTACACCGCGATCTTCGCGGGCACCAGGGACCGGTCCGCGAAGCGGTGATCGCCGGCGTCGTGCCCCTGCAGTGCTTGCACTGCGTTGAGGACCACGGAACCGCCGAGCGAATGGCCGAACAGGTTCCGGGCGCCCGTGTGCCGCAACATCAGCGTGACGTCGCTGATCTCGGTGTCCATGCCGTAGTCCGCGGGCTGAGCGGTGGAGGCGCCGCGCCCCCGCCGGTCGTACACATCAACGGCCCAGGCCTGACCGAGGGCCCCACTCAGGGCGACGGCGAAGGGGCGGTAGATCAGCGCGGTCAGGAAGGCGCCGCCCACCACCAGCACACGCCGCTCGCCCGGAGCGTTCGCATAGCCATACGTGGCGAGGCCGAGCGCGCCGCCGTCGGGCGTCGAAATCAAGGCTTCTTCAGGGCGTCCGAGCACACGCGGACCCGAGGAAAATTGGGGAATGATCATCACCTGCCAGACTAATGCGTGGGCGGCTTCGCGAATTGCGCACCACGGTAGAATGGGGAAGCGTGACTGCAGATAACACTTCCTCCGGCCAGAGCCCCGCACACGAGACCAATGACCTGCGCCAGGTCCGCCTGGACAAGCGGGCGGAACTGCTCCGCAGCGGTCGGGAGGCCTACCCGGTCAAGCTCCCATTGACGGACACCCTCGGTGGCGTACGCCAAGCCTACGGGCACTTGGAGGCCGGTGAGGAAACGGACGACGTCGTCACGGTCGCGGGCCGTGTGGTGTTCGCCCGCAACACGGGCAAGCTCTGCTTCGCGACGCTGCAGGAATCCGGTCACGATGGCCGCGCCGTGCGGCTGCAGGCGATGCTTTCCCTGGCCAACGTCGGCGAGGAGTCGTTGGCGGACTGGAAGAAGCTGACGGACCTCGGCGACCACGTCTACGTGAGCGGCCGCGTGATTTCTTCCCGCCGCGGCGAGCTGTCCATCATGGTCTCGGAGTGGGGCATGGCCTCTAAGGCCATCCGGCCGATGCCGGTGCTGCACGCGGACTTGAACGAGGAAACGCGCGTGCGTCAGCGCTACGCGGACCTCATGGTGCGTGACGAGGCCCGGGAGATGATCTACCGCCGCGATGCCATCACCCGTTCGGTGCGTGAGACCCTTCACGGCCACGGCTACGTGGAGGTGGAGACGCCGATGCTGCAGCTGATTCATGGTGGTGCCGCGGCGCGTCCGTTCGAGACGCACCTCAACGCTTTCGGCCAGGACATGACCCTGCGTATTGCCACCGAGCTGTACTTGAAGCGAACGGTCGTCGGTGGCGTTCCTCGCGTTTTTGAAATCGGGCGCATTTTCCGCAATGAAGGCGTCGACTCGACCCACTCGCCGGAATTTACGACCTTGGAATGCTATGAAATGTATGGCGACCAGTTCGTGATGGCCGAACGCATGCAGGAAATCATCCTCAATGCGGCCGATGCCGCCGGTGTGGGGCGCACGCTTGAAACCTCCAAGGGCACCATCAACTTGGACGGCGAATGGAAGTGGCTGAGCGTGTATCCGGGCCTCTCCGAGGCGGTGGGAGTGGAGATCACGCCGGATACCGAGGCATCGGTTCTGGTGGACCTCGCCGAAAAGCATGAGGTCAAGGTGGACCCCAAGTGGGGCGCGCAGAAATTGGTGATCGAACTCTTCGGGGAAATCGTCGAGCCGACGCTGATCGATCCGACCTTTGTTTACGATTATCCGCCGGCTGCACAGCCCTTGGCCCGCCCGCACCGCGATCAGCCGGGCGTCATCGAGGCGTGGGACTTGATTATTGGGGGCATGGAGCGCGGTACGGCGTTTTCTGAGCTGATTGACCCGGTGATTCAGCGCGAGCGGCTCACGGAGCAATCGCGGTTGGCCGCGGATGGCGACGACGAGGCCATGGCCCTGGACGAGGACTTCCTGCGCGCCTTGGAATACGGTGCCCCGCCCATGGGTGGTATTGGTCTGGGTATTGATCGACTCGTGATGTTGTTCACTGACGCGGGAATTCGGGAAACCATTCTCTACCCGCTGCTTAAGCCGGAGGCATAATCGTGGAATATGTCCAAGTGTTGGCACCGACCATCGTTGTCGCCCTGATCTTTTGGTTTGTGGTTCGCACGCTGTTTCGCGTGGACCGGAACGAGCGTCTCGCGGAAGCAGAGGTGGAGCGAAATGCCTCACGTTCAGGCGAGGCGGTCTCCGGCGCAGAGCCCGATGATTCCTCCACCGATCATCAGAAAAACGAGTGACTGAAACTCAAAGTTTCCAGCAGTATGCGGCGGAATTCTCAGGAGATTCCCATCTCCTACGGTGGTCATGAGATCAATTAAGCGTCTATTATTTGTTTCATGGCACGCAAAGTAGAAGTAACCTTGGTTGATGATCTAGATGGTTCCGCCGCCTCGGAGAGCGTGAAGTTTGCTCTCGACGGAAAGAACTACGAAATTGATCTGAGCGACGCAAACGCTCAGGCATTGCGGGAAAGCCTCGAGAAGTACGTTGAGGCCGGCCGCCGGGTTTCCGGACCTAAAGCAAAAAGCACGGGCGTGACGCGCAGCTCGAAGAATGACACCCCGGCCATTCGCGAATGGGCGCAGAAGAATGGCTACAACGTCAGCTCGCGTGGGCGCATTCACAGCGACATCATTGACGCGTACTACGCCGCGCAGTAACGCCGTCGTACAGCGCGTGACGACGCCGGCACCCCAGTGGGTGTCGGCGTCGTCTTGCGTTGTGCCGGTTATCCCCACGGCGAACATGCCCCACAGGCCAGCGGCCGGTGCGTAGCATCGAAGGACGCTACGCATCAGCTAGGAGTGTGCCGCAATGTTTGAGAGATTCACCGACCGAGCCCGCCGTGTTGTTGTGCTCGCCCAAGAAGAGGCGCGCATGCTCAACCACAACTACATCGGGACCGAGCACATCCTGCTCGGCTTGATTCACGAGGGCGAGGGCGTGGCCGCCAAGGCCCTCGAGTCGATGAGTATTTCCCTCGGCGCTGTGCGCGAGCAGGTGCAGGAGATCATCGGTCAGGGCCAGCAGGCCCCGTCCGGCCACATCCCGTTTACACCGCGCGCCAAGAAGGTGCTCGAGCTGTCTCTGCGCGAAGCGCTGCAGCTGGGCCACAACTACATCGGGACCGAGCACATCCTGCTCGGCCTCATCCGCGAGGGCGAAGGCGTGGCGGCGCAGGTGCTCGTCAAGCTGGGTGCGGACCTGAACAGCGTGCGCCAGCAGGTCATCCAGCTGCTCTCCGGCTACCAGGGCGGTGGCAGCGGCGGTAAGGAAACCGCCGGCGCGGGCGTCAGCTCCGGGGGCCAAGCCGAGGGCACCCCGGCCGGCTCCGCCGTGCTGGACCAGTTCGGCCGCAACCTGACCGCTGCGGCGCGCGAAGGCAAGCTGGATCCCGTCATTGGGCGCGAGCATGAGATGGAGCGCGTCATGCAGGTCCTCTCCCGCCGCACTAAGAACAACCCCGTCCTGATCGGTGAGCCGGGCGTCGGTAAGACGGCCGTCGTCGAGGGCCTCGCCCAGGCGATCGTGCGCAGCGATGTG from Zhihengliuella flava includes the following:
- the lysS gene encoding lysine--tRNA ligase; the encoded protein is MRGRLRELRTTVEWGSVTADNTSSGQSPAHETNDLRQVRLDKRAELLRSGREAYPVKLPLTDTLGGVRQAYGHLEAGEETDDVVTVAGRVVFARNTGKLCFATLQESGHDGRAVRLQAMLSLANVGEESLADWKKLTDLGDHVYVSGRVISSRRGELSIMVSEWGMASKAIRPMPVLHADLNEETRVRQRYADLMVRDEAREMIYRRDAITRSVRETLHGHGYVEVETPMLQLIHGGAAARPFETHLNAFGQDMTLRIATELYLKRTVVGGVPRVFEIGRIFRNEGVDSTHSPEFTTLECYEMYGDQFVMAERMQEIILNAADAAGVGRTLETSKGTINLDGEWKWLSVYPGLSEAVGVEITPDTEASVLVDLAEKHEVKVDPKWGAQKLVIELFGEIVEPTLIDPTFVYDYPPAAQPLARPHRDQPGVIEAWDLIIGGMERGTAFSELIDPVIQRERLTEQSRLAADGDDEAMALDEDFLRALEYGAPPMGGIGLGIDRLVMLFTDAGIRETILYPLLKPEA
- a CDS encoding histone-like nucleoid-structuring protein Lsr2, encoding MARKVEVTLVDDLDGSAASESVKFALDGKNYEIDLSDANAQALRESLEKYVEAGRRVSGPKAKSTGVTRSSKNDTPAIREWAQKNGYNVSSRGRIHSDIIDAYYAAQ